The DNA window CTATTTTATTGAACAGGGCAAGGTCCGAATTTCCGTGGTGTCTGTGGTTGGAAAGGAAGCCACCCTTCAGATCCTGGGGCCGCGCGAGTTTTTTGGTGAAGGTTGCATGATGGGCCAGACGGCGAGGGTGGGGACGGCCGAAGCGCTGGAACCCTCGACGGTGGTTCAAGTGAACAAGGCGACCTTGAAGCGGGCCATCGAAAGCAAGCCCGAATTTGCCCAGCGATTCATCGGTCTGCTGCTGAGTCGCAACCTCGAACTGGAGGAAGATCTGTGCGACCAGCTTTTTAATAAGAGCGAGAAACGGCTGGCGCGGGCGCTCTTGAAGCTGGCCCGCTTCGGCAAAGACGAGGTCACGCCGGACGTGCATATTCCCTCCATAAAACACGAGATTCTGGCGGAAATGATCGGCACCACGAGGCCGCGCGTGAATTTTTTCATGAACAAGTTTCGAAATCTGGGCCTGATCGACTATAACGACGGACTCATTGTGCGCGCGTCGCTTTTGACCGACATGGTTCTCAACGATTAGGACTCGCGCAAAAACGATTTTGCGGAATTCGCGCCCGGATTTGAATTGGGCCGATCTGGGCATCCACACGGGGGGTGTGGTTGGGGTCTACCTCAAGGATTCCGGGAGTGGGGGACGGGGCCCAAAGATGGCCCCGATGATCGGGATGCGAAAACGTGAAGTTCTTCTTGCTGGCCATTTGGGGGGTGAGTTCGATTCCAATCTGCGGCGGGGCTGATTTGTGTCTCACCTGGAGATGAGTGCCATCAGCCACGATCGCCCCCTGTTTCTGACGATTATTCCATTTGTATGGGCCAACACCCAAGGCGTTGAACTCAATCGGGGCGGCGGATGTTGAGGCTGGTGAGTTCGGAAGTGCTGCGCAGGTAGAGGCGGGCGCCGGAGAGGGCTGGCGGGGTGTAGGTTTTGCCGTTGACGGCCTGGAAGGATGAGATCTCGCGGTAGGCTTCGAGGGTGGCCTCGGCCAGGGCCAGTTTGCCGTAGGTGCCCAGGATGTAGAGGCGTCCTTCGGCCGCCACCAGCGAACCCTCGCCGAATCCGCGGGTGCTCCATTTCTCGCTTCCGTCCTGAGGGTCGATGCATTTCAGGGTGGAGCGGTCGGAGCCGTAGATGTAGCCCTGGTAGTAGACGCAGGAGGAGAAGTGGTTCTTCATCACCCGGCTGTGCCAGAC is part of the Acidobacteriota bacterium genome and encodes:
- a CDS encoding Crp/Fnr family transcriptional regulator, with protein sequence YFIEQGKVRISVVSVVGKEATLQILGPREFFGEGCMMGQTARVGTAEALEPSTVVQVNKATLKRAIESKPEFAQRFIGLLLSRNLELEEDLCDQLFNKSEKRLARALLKLARFGKDEVTPDVHIPSIKHEILAEMIGTTRPRVNFFMNKFRNLGLIDYNDGLIVRASLLTDMVLND